The following proteins are co-located in the Clostridiales bacterium genome:
- a CDS encoding dicarboxylate/amino acid:cation symporter, which translates to MSSPRNIEKVRKDKGTLKRQRHDTKKIYFPLTDEGIDAASEHIRALLEGIADRREILRLRLAAEDVLTLWKKTQESEAVFVVQYYVRLGQRSVRLSAAGPAVNPNTDIEESELDAAGNVILESLGISPKYRYEKGANHVEFRIPGKKLNQLSWVALAAVLAMAFGFFASHFPENIKLLLTEQLSGPTLNVLLGMLAGVAMPMIFLSICTGILGIGNVATLGRIGKKFLLRFLSLTFVVAALTVAATVWMFPLYSGGTSDSGEFQAIFNLVLQMIPTNLVSPFLAGNALQLILLGLCLGVALLVLGDRAEMLSSVVRQADEMISLLMSGINRLIPLFVFLTFFNLFVTSDASKLGGAVQILILTAVLCLVMALIFTTAACMRCSVSMTTLLRKTMPIFLVAFSTSSSAASFPLRLEICENRLGVAGQAARFSVSLAQTLFKPTGCIFYSVSALCVAAAYGVSITPLWLVLCVLVSGILTIATPPVAGGTKMAYSALFLQLGIPAEGLVLVLAAEPILDFLLTAVNSHVQVMQIILTADNLDLLDRETLFAL; encoded by the coding sequence ATGAGTAGTCCTAGGAATATTGAAAAGGTAAGAAAGGATAAGGGAACATTGAAAAGGCAAAGACATGATACGAAAAAAATATATTTTCCGTTGACAGATGAAGGAATCGATGCGGCTAGTGAGCATATCAGAGCTCTGCTTGAGGGCATCGCGGATCGGCGTGAGATTCTTCGACTCCGTCTTGCGGCAGAGGATGTTCTGACACTCTGGAAGAAGACGCAGGAGAGTGAAGCTGTCTTCGTTGTTCAGTATTACGTCCGCCTCGGTCAACGAAGCGTCCGATTATCCGCAGCTGGACCAGCCGTAAACCCCAATACGGATATTGAAGAAAGTGAACTGGACGCTGCAGGAAACGTTATTTTGGAAAGCTTGGGCATATCGCCAAAGTATCGTTATGAAAAAGGCGCCAATCATGTGGAATTTCGGATACCCGGGAAAAAACTCAACCAGTTGTCATGGGTCGCATTGGCTGCGGTGCTGGCGATGGCGTTTGGCTTCTTCGCCTCGCATTTTCCTGAGAATATTAAGCTGCTTTTGACGGAGCAGCTCAGTGGGCCTACATTAAATGTCCTTCTAGGCATGCTTGCCGGAGTTGCAATGCCGATGATTTTTCTTTCGATCTGTACCGGTATCTTAGGGATCGGGAACGTGGCTACGCTGGGCCGGATTGGAAAGAAATTTCTACTTCGTTTCCTAAGCCTAACCTTTGTTGTTGCTGCATTGACAGTAGCTGCTACAGTCTGGATGTTCCCGCTCTACAGCGGAGGGACCTCGGACTCCGGTGAATTTCAGGCTATTTTTAATCTGGTGCTTCAGATGATACCCACCAATCTGGTGTCTCCATTTTTAGCAGGGAATGCACTGCAGCTTATCTTGCTGGGGCTCTGTCTTGGCGTAGCTTTATTGGTACTGGGAGATCGGGCGGAAATGCTATCTAGTGTTGTACGGCAGGCTGATGAAATGATTTCGCTATTGATGAGCGGCATCAATCGGTTGATTCCTCTCTTTGTATTTCTGACCTTTTTTAACCTTTTCGTAACATCGGATGCTTCCAAGCTGGGCGGAGCAGTTCAAATTTTAATCCTAACCGCTGTTTTGTGTCTGGTGATGGCTCTCATATTTACTACAGCTGCCTGCATGCGCTGCAGCGTGTCCATGACTACGCTGCTTCGGAAAACGATGCCGATCTTTCTCGTGGCATTCAGTACCTCGTCTTCTGCAGCCAGTTTCCCTTTACGTCTGGAAATCTGCGAGAATCGTCTGGGGGTTGCTGGCCAAGCTGCCAGATTCAGTGTTTCTCTTGCACAAACACTCTTCAAACCCACTGGCTGCATATTCTATAGCGTATCTGCTCTGTGTGTCGCTGCAGCATATGGTGTATCCATCACGCCGCTTTGGCTTGTGCTATGCGTGCTGGTATCAGGAATTCTGACCATTGCTACGCCTCCCGTTGCGGGGGGCACTAAGATGGCATATTCCGCTCTTTTTTTACAGCTTGGTATTCCGGCGGAGGGGTTGGTGCTGGTACTTGCTGCGGAGCCGATCCTGGATTTTCTGCTTACAGCAGTGAATTCCCACGTACAGGTCATGCAAATTATTCTGACCGCTGACAACCTAGATCTATTGGACAGGGAAACGTTGTTTGCCCTGTAA
- a CDS encoding GHKL domain-containing protein, which translates to MIDILKRLRSVRGKYVTRTGKRAMKLEPEFYGEMLRLSMESVKAQIALVEQEYRADLDCMEQIRKMRHDLKHHLAVLSTLLSDNDLDTAKAYINELSGELPQTPLDGKNRLTKGFLGKYMQLCRSGGITLVSDIRYDEDALTDKTRLGLILGNALQNAYEAALNAPERGLRQVRIEGRAVQNTLLLVVENGYDGNLEPDYQTTKAGSLHGYGLPSIRKAAESAGGYVEIEHTQQQFRLTVALTIDERALKY; encoded by the coding sequence ATGATTGACATATTAAAGCGCTTAAGAAGCGTGAGAGGAAAGTATGTGACGCGAACTGGAAAGCGCGCCATGAAATTGGAGCCGGAGTTCTATGGCGAGATGCTGAGGCTTTCTATGGAAAGCGTAAAAGCGCAAATAGCGTTGGTGGAGCAGGAATACCGAGCGGACTTGGATTGCATGGAACAAATTCGAAAAATGCGGCATGATTTGAAGCACCATCTGGCTGTACTCTCAACATTGCTGTCTGATAATGATTTAGACACTGCCAAGGCTTACATAAACGAACTCTCCGGTGAATTGCCGCAGACGCCGCTGGACGGTAAAAATAGGCTTACCAAGGGGTTTCTCGGAAAATATATGCAGTTGTGCAGAAGCGGCGGGATTACGCTTGTTTCAGATATCCGCTACGATGAGGATGCCTTAACTGACAAAACACGATTGGGGCTCATTTTAGGCAACGCACTTCAAAACGCCTATGAGGCAGCACTTAATGCACCGGAGAGAGGTCTGAGACAAGTGAGAATCGAAGGGCGTGCGGTACAGAATACATTACTGCTTGTAGTGGAAAACGGCTATGATGGCAATTTGGAGCCGGACTATCAAACCACCAAAGCAGGTTCGCTTCACGGCTACGGACTGCCCAGTATTCGCAAGGCTGCAGAGAGCGCCGGCGGCTATGTGGAGATCGAGCATACACAGCAACAATTTCGATTGACCGTAGCACTAACCATTGATGAGAGGGCATTGAAATATTGA
- a CDS encoding response regulator transcription factor: MYIVICDDSSHDRESLLRALRTFSTENSMDVEIAQAEDGMALLAMESESLSEIELFFLDIYMEHSNGFDIAKELRAKGVTAPIVFLTSTPDFAVQSYEVGAFFYLLKPISLKKMKGLMERFLLSYRPRSIFLAGRLFVMEDIVVIESDLKNITIYFRDGTSARVREKLNTVERRLEGSSFVRCHQSYLVNFRYVRGVENETFLTILDRPVLIRKRDFPEFRKRYYDYLKSMAGMGGQLG, encoded by the coding sequence ATGTACATTGTCATCTGCGACGACAGTTCTCATGACAGAGAATCACTGCTTCGAGCGTTGCGGACGTTTAGCACTGAAAATAGCATGGACGTAGAGATCGCCCAAGCTGAGGACGGTATGGCATTGCTCGCCATGGAATCAGAAAGCCTCTCTGAAATAGAGCTTTTTTTCCTTGACATATACATGGAGCATTCCAATGGTTTTGACATAGCCAAGGAATTGCGGGCCAAAGGCGTTACTGCACCCATTGTCTTTCTTACTTCCACACCTGACTTTGCAGTGCAGAGCTATGAAGTAGGAGCTTTTTTCTATCTTCTTAAGCCAATTTCGTTGAAAAAAATGAAAGGGCTGATGGAACGGTTTCTCCTGAGCTATCGGCCTCGCAGCATTTTTTTAGCGGGCAGACTCTTTGTGATGGAGGACATCGTAGTTATTGAGAGTGATCTTAAAAACATCACCATATATTTTCGGGATGGAACCAGCGCAAGGGTGCGTGAGAAGCTGAATACTGTGGAACGACGGTTGGAGGGCTCTTCGTTTGTGCGCTGCCACCAGAGCTATCTTGTTAATTTCCGTTATGTCCGAGGAGTGGAGAACGAGACCTTTCTCACCATACTTGATCGGCCTGTACTAATCCGCAAGAGAGATTTTCCAGAATTCCGCAAGCGGTATTACGATTATCTGAAATCAATGGCGGGAATGGGAGGTCAGTTAGGATGA
- a CDS encoding sensor histidine kinase, translated as MGVYDIVRSLVTNAMLIGLLFSLARPKYRKWTLVTALMIIVTLDLALNIYFYRAGDYTTLAKLDILFFIIASAAVKPLFRETAMQWLFNCFTMMNVYAITVILSYYLSDLFPDSYYTITCIRVVIFGSVIALFQTRLRPLYRQASERWSIYLLVSAGLFLNFSWYFMAWDDVEQMMTQSFIPLLLLSMLTVLVYLANFLFLRRTLRESALREENMKMQSDRELTRHRLRLMEESVRQMSISQHDRRHFNNTLLTLLQRGEEEKAAELIRAQSEALPQKPRSYCQNVPVNAAVSYYAELARQQGIRCHLRLDIPEQLHVDELSLVMTVSNLMENAVNAVTLLPERQRELHFTAVNTGQLILEMANPCEEALTLDENGLPVPELHGHGRGSQSVADFVNSCGGELVYEVSNGQFRVRLMI; from the coding sequence ATGGGAGTTTACGATATTGTTCGTTCCTTAGTCACAAATGCTATGCTGATAGGACTGCTCTTTTCACTGGCACGGCCCAAGTACCGCAAATGGACGTTGGTGACGGCTCTTATGATCATAGTGACACTGGATCTGGCGCTTAACATCTATTTTTACAGAGCGGGCGACTATACGACACTGGCCAAACTGGATATTCTATTTTTTATCATCGCGAGCGCCGCAGTCAAGCCCCTGTTCCGGGAAACGGCGATGCAATGGTTGTTCAACTGCTTTACGATGATGAATGTCTATGCCATAACGGTTATTTTAAGCTACTACCTGTCAGATCTTTTTCCGGATTCTTATTACACAATAACCTGCATACGCGTTGTTATATTTGGATCTGTGATCGCCCTGTTCCAAACACGTCTGCGCCCACTTTATCGGCAGGCGTCGGAGCGTTGGAGCATCTATCTGTTGGTATCCGCAGGACTATTTTTAAATTTTTCTTGGTATTTCATGGCTTGGGACGATGTGGAGCAGATGATGACACAGTCCTTTATTCCACTGCTTTTATTGTCCATGCTTACGGTGCTGGTGTATCTTGCAAACTTTCTTTTCCTGCGCAGGACGCTGCGAGAATCTGCGCTGCGGGAGGAGAACATGAAAATGCAGTCTGATCGGGAATTGACCCGCCACCGCCTTCGTCTGATGGAAGAGAGCGTACGCCAGATGAGCATCTCCCAGCATGATCGCCGCCATTTCAACAATACTCTTCTCACCCTGCTACAGAGGGGTGAGGAGGAAAAGGCCGCAGAACTAATACGGGCCCAGAGCGAGGCACTGCCCCAAAAGCCGCGGAGCTATTGCCAGAATGTGCCGGTGAATGCCGCCGTGTCCTATTATGCCGAGCTCGCCCGGCAGCAGGGCATACGCTGTCATTTGCGGTTGGACATTCCCGAGCAGCTTCATGTGGATGAGTTATCCCTCGTCATGACGGTGTCCAACCTGATGGAAAACGCTGTCAATGCGGTCACTTTACTGCCTGAGCGGCAGCGTGAGCTGCACTTCACCGCTGTGAACACAGGACAGCTTATTCTGGAGATGGCCAACCCCTGCGAGGAAGCATTGACGCTGGATGAAAATGGTTTGCCAGTCCCTGAATTGCATGGTCACGGCAGAGGCAGTCAGAGCGTTGCCGATTTTGTGAACAGCTGCGGCGGAGAGCTGGTATATGAGGTGTCCAACGGCCAATTTCGTGTACGGCTGATGATATAA
- a CDS encoding response regulator transcription factor: MLNIAICDDIEAELRHITALTKEYLAYRHVDAEVCEFSHPDDLLTACEIQVFHIFLLDMVMPMVSGMELGRCIRRVSTEAQIIYITTEPGFALDAYAVNPLHYLLKPVDKDTFFTAMDLASEKVNFGDEITVTVKTRDGLRTLSVNAIACCEYSRHTVAYTLASGERVETVTIPGRFSDYIAPLLEDRRFLQPHAAFAVNMSRVERLDKEGFTLRGGIFVPVSGKQFSAVRGAYMNYRLGEA; this comes from the coding sequence TTGCTAAACATTGCTATTTGTGACGATATAGAAGCTGAACTAAGGCACATCACCGCTCTTACCAAAGAATACCTGGCCTACCGTCACGTGGACGCTGAAGTCTGCGAGTTTTCACACCCTGACGATCTGCTGACTGCTTGCGAGATCCAGGTCTTTCACATCTTTCTGCTGGACATGGTTATGCCTATGGTCAGCGGTATGGAACTGGGGCGATGCATCCGCCGTGTTAGCACCGAAGCCCAGATCATCTACATAACCACAGAACCCGGTTTTGCGCTGGATGCATACGCGGTCAACCCGCTGCACTACCTGCTCAAGCCAGTGGACAAAGATACCTTCTTTACAGCAATGGATTTGGCTTCGGAAAAGGTGAATTTTGGGGATGAGATTACCGTGACGGTAAAGACCCGTGATGGACTTCGAACCCTTTCTGTAAATGCAATTGCCTGTTGCGAATACTCTCGTCATACAGTGGCTTATACCCTTGCAAGCGGTGAACGGGTGGAGACAGTCACCATCCCAGGCCGATTTTCAGATTATATCGCGCCGTTGCTTGAGGATCGGCGTTTTCTTCAACCCCATGCCGCCTTTGCTGTCAATATGAGTCGTGTGGAACGGTTAGACAAGGAGGGTTTCACTCTGCGGGGCGGAATCTTCGTACCGGTGTCAGGTAAACAGTTTTCAGCGGTGCGTGGGGCATATATGAACTATCGACTGGGGGAGGCATAA
- a CDS encoding helix-turn-helix transcriptional regulator, with the protein MEFNKKLQQLRTQKNLTQEQLAEQLYVSRTAISKWESGKGYPNIESLKCISRFFSVTIDELLSGEELITFAETENHDNVIRIYNIISGIIDVLAVVFIVLPIYGEPQGKQVYHVNLLSNTHMTNLDVGIHWAIYLLIIGLGIARLAFIYFDKESSYRIISKVSIATGTAAICLFAAAREPYATILLFLFLVVKIFLLLKQRRTK; encoded by the coding sequence ATGGAATTTAACAAAAAGCTACAACAACTTAGAACTCAGAAAAATTTAACACAGGAGCAGCTTGCAGAGCAACTATATGTATCAAGAACAGCAATTTCAAAATGGGAGAGCGGCAAAGGCTACCCTAACATTGAGTCACTCAAGTGTATATCCAGATTCTTTTCTGTTACCATAGATGAACTGCTGTCGGGTGAAGAACTGATTACCTTTGCCGAAACAGAAAACCACGATAATGTTATAAGAATTTATAACATTATCAGCGGTATCATAGATGTATTGGCAGTTGTATTTATTGTATTACCGATCTACGGAGAACCTCAAGGCAAACAAGTTTACCATGTAAATCTTCTGTCAAATACGCATATGACAAATCTAGATGTTGGAATACACTGGGCCATTTATTTATTAATCATTGGTCTGGGAATTGCCAGACTTGCTTTTATTTACTTTGATAAAGAATCATCGTATCGCATTATCTCGAAAGTTTCTATCGCAACAGGCACCGCAGCAATCTGTTTATTTGCTGCGGCAAGGGAACCATATGCAACAATACTGCTATTCTTGTTTTTGGTGGTGAAGATATTTTTATTGCTAAAGCAAAGAAGAACAAAATAA
- a CDS encoding undecaprenyl-diphosphate phosphatase, which translates to MSLDFTEVLKVVFLGIVEGITEWLPISSTGHMLLVDEFITLDMSSAFKEMFFIVIQLGAILAVVVMFWERMFPFQYGDKSQPMIKKDIFSLWFKVVFACIPGAGTTILFDDYIEAHLHTPIVIAAALIFYGIAFIVIEIWNEKRFPAISKLEAITYRTAFLIGLFQVLSIIPGTSRSGATIIGALLIGVSRVAAAEFTFFLAVPVMFGLSAIKILKFGFSFTSVELLILVIGMVVAFVVSVLVIKFLMGYIKKHDFKAFGYYRIVLGILVILITSM; encoded by the coding sequence ATGTCACTTGATTTTACAGAAGTTTTGAAAGTTGTTTTTCTTGGAATTGTAGAAGGGATTACCGAGTGGCTGCCCATCAGCAGCACCGGGCATATGCTTCTTGTGGACGAATTTATCACACTTGATATGAGCAGCGCATTTAAGGAAATGTTTTTTATTGTCATTCAGCTTGGAGCTATCCTTGCAGTCGTTGTAATGTTTTGGGAAAGGATGTTTCCGTTCCAGTATGGGGACAAATCGCAGCCTATGATTAAAAAGGATATATTTTCTCTTTGGTTCAAAGTCGTTTTTGCTTGTATTCCGGGAGCAGGGACAACGATCCTGTTTGACGATTATATTGAAGCTCATCTGCACACTCCAATCGTAATTGCGGCAGCCCTTATTTTCTATGGTATTGCTTTTATTGTCATTGAAATATGGAATGAGAAACGGTTTCCGGCTATTAGTAAATTAGAAGCGATTACTTATCGAACAGCCTTTTTAATTGGTCTATTTCAGGTACTTTCCATTATTCCCGGCACTTCTCGCTCGGGGGCCACAATCATTGGTGCGCTGTTAATTGGCGTATCAAGAGTCGCAGCGGCAGAATTTACGTTTTTCCTTGCCGTTCCAGTTATGTTCGGTTTAAGTGCTATTAAAATACTGAAATTTGGTTTTTCCTTCACAAGCGTTGAATTGCTTATCTTGGTTATAGGTATGGTGGTAGCTTTTGTGGTATCTGTACTAGTAATAAAATTCCTCATGGGATATATCAAAAAACATGATTTCAAGGCGTTTGGTTACTATCGAATAGTGCTTGGTATTCTTGTTATCCTGATAACATCAATGTAA
- a CDS encoding winged helix-turn-helix transcriptional regulator gives MKKSELSVQRCTTISTIQRIVGGKWKIEILYYIGLQNINRFGELRRHIGEITESSLTKQLRELEVDGFISRYDYKELPPKVEYSLTDLGNSFMPVLDFMKKWGEAHLKQ, from the coding sequence ATGAAAAAAAGTGAATTATCTGTCCAGCGTTGCACAACCATTTCAACAATTCAGAGGATAGTTGGCGGCAAATGGAAAATAGAAATATTATATTACATAGGTCTGCAAAATATAAATCGGTTCGGTGAGCTACGCCGTCATATCGGTGAAATTACGGAATCGTCCTTAACAAAACAATTGCGGGAATTAGAAGTGGACGGTTTCATTTCACGCTATGATTATAAGGAACTCCCACCCAAAGTAGAGTATTCATTGACTGATTTAGGTAACAGTTTTATGCCTGTTTTGGATTTCATGAAGAAGTGGGGAGAAGCGCACCTAAAGCAATAG
- a CDS encoding radical SAM protein has protein sequence MHFTGTIWRPPYEANSALLQVTAGCTHHDCKFCSLYADLPFKFRISPMSEVAEDLQELRAYHSCAERIFLTGANPFALSVDKLTEIAQKVHQYLPRVKSIGCFSRVTDITPKTLEQLKELRQLGYDGVIIGTETGDDDTLRFMRKGYQSKDIIEQLNRLDEAKITYHISYLNGLSGAGNSPKAALNTAEIYNQINPVSLSIVALTIFPESDLFTEIKNGTFTETGELEKLQEQKTLIENLTTQTTLYANTVSNTAPMVGKLCQDKEKMIKHLQYAIDNIDESELKRYRKNIRHL, from the coding sequence ATGCATTTTACAGGCACAATCTGGCGACCGCCCTATGAAGCGAACTCCGCTTTATTACAGGTTACGGCTGGCTGTACACACCATGATTGCAAGTTTTGTTCTCTTTATGCGGATTTGCCTTTCAAATTCCGCATATCACCCATGAGTGAGGTAGCGGAAGATTTACAAGAGCTTAGAGCATATCATTCATGTGCAGAACGGATATTCTTGACAGGTGCTAATCCTTTTGCCCTTAGCGTTGACAAACTGACAGAGATAGCCCAAAAAGTACATCAATATTTGCCGAGAGTAAAAAGTATCGGCTGTTTTTCAAGAGTAACGGACATTACTCCAAAAACACTTGAACAACTTAAAGAACTACGTCAATTGGGCTATGACGGTGTTATTATCGGAACGGAAACAGGCGATGATGATACCCTTCGCTTCATGCGTAAGGGGTATCAGTCAAAAGATATTATTGAACAGTTAAACAGGCTTGATGAAGCGAAAATAACCTACCATATTTCCTACTTAAACGGTCTATCAGGTGCGGGAAATAGCCCAAAGGCTGCTTTGAACACTGCTGAAATTTATAATCAAATCAATCCTGTTAGTTTAAGCATAGTGGCATTGACAATATTTCCTGAATCGGATTTGTTCACCGAAATTAAAAACGGTACTTTTACCGAAACGGGTGAATTGGAGAAATTACAGGAACAAAAAACCTTAATTGAAAATTTGACAACTCAAACGACCCTGTATGCAAACACAGTATCTAATACCGCCCCAATGGTTGGAAAATTGTGCCAGGACAAAGAAAAAATGATAAAGCATTTGCAATATGCGATAGACAATATTGATGAATCGGAGCTTAAACGGTACCGAAAGAATATCCGGCACTTGTAA
- a CDS encoding radical SAM protein, with protein sequence MHFTGRTWRPPYEAYSVIIQATSGCTYNKCRFCSLYHGERFRMSPMSEFEEDLAEIKSYQPNARRIFWTGANPFAMSYENLKLRALTTRDYLIKCQSMAMFASIRDIKSKSVHQLRKLRAMGINGLSIGTESGENETLTLANKGYTAEDIVGQCNKLEEAGIEYSFVYMTGLAGKGNGKRNAINSAKIFNQLNPYFLSIDSLTLFPDTDLYAWSKSNKFAPASEHERLEEMITLLEKLQIRTHLQADTKSNFKPLSGTIPYDKSRIIGELSYALKTASEQEMLDYRNSLSTL encoded by the coding sequence ATGCACTTTACAGGAAGAACTTGGAGACCGCCATATGAAGCATATTCGGTTATCATACAAGCAACATCCGGCTGTACCTATAATAAATGTCGGTTTTGTAGCCTATATCATGGAGAACGTTTCCGTATGTCGCCTATGAGCGAGTTTGAGGAAGATTTAGCAGAAATAAAAAGCTATCAGCCTAATGCCCGCCGTATCTTCTGGACTGGAGCAAATCCATTTGCAATGAGCTATGAGAACCTTAAATTAAGGGCTTTGACGACGAGGGACTACTTGATTAAGTGTCAAAGCATGGCTATGTTTGCAAGTATTCGTGATATAAAATCCAAATCTGTTCATCAGCTTCGAAAATTGCGCGCAATGGGCATAAACGGATTGAGTATCGGAACCGAAAGCGGGGAAAATGAAACGCTTACTTTAGCCAACAAAGGTTATACTGCCGAGGATATTGTTGGGCAATGCAATAAACTGGAGGAAGCCGGAATTGAATATTCCTTTGTTTATATGACTGGTCTTGCGGGAAAAGGGAATGGCAAGCGAAATGCTATTAACAGTGCCAAAATTTTTAATCAGCTTAATCCATATTTTTTAAGCATTGATTCACTGACATTATTCCCTGATACGGACCTGTATGCTTGGTCGAAAAGCAACAAGTTTGCCCCTGCAAGCGAACATGAACGATTAGAAGAAATGATAACTCTTTTGGAAAAGCTACAAATTCGTACTCATTTACAAGCGGACACAAAATCAAACTTCAAGCCTTTGTCTGGAACTATTCCATATGACAAATCGCGTATTATCGGAGAATTGAGTTATGCCCTAAAAACAGCAAGTGAACAAGAAATGCTTGACTATCGAAATAGCTTGAGTACCTTATAG
- a CDS encoding pyridoxamine 5'-phosphate oxidase family protein produces the protein MDYKKEFERMMEKQTATAIATAVDGVPNVRIVNFYYDAELKALYFSTFGDNQKVAELAENPHVAFTTIPENGEEHVRVKAGVVRKSSVSIETIKAKFLSKMPEYIMSIPDVLPALILFEITFDEADVVIDFEHMETIAV, from the coding sequence GTGGATTATAAAAAAGAATTTGAACGAATGATGGAAAAACAGACAGCAACCGCAATCGCAACGGCTGTGGATGGCGTGCCCAATGTGCGCATTGTCAATTTTTATTATGATGCGGAGCTGAAGGCCCTGTATTTCTCTACTTTCGGCGACAACCAAAAGGTTGCGGAACTTGCGGAAAATCCCCATGTCGCATTCACAACCATTCCGGAAAACGGAGAAGAGCACGTGCGAGTCAAGGCTGGTGTCGTTAGAAAAAGCTCGGTTTCCATTGAAACAATTAAGGCTAAATTTCTATCGAAGATGCCGGAGTACATTATGAGCATTCCTGATGTGCTCCCTGCGCTTATCTTGTTTGAAATAACCTTTGACGAGGCGGATGTGGTCATTGATTTTGAACACATGGAAACTATTGCGGTATAA
- a CDS encoding glyoxalase, with protein MKLDGFGIFVKDMPTMVRFYRDVLGFEIKEEENESNVYLMKDGTLFLLYRRTDFERMAKRSFSYANDINGHYEIAMSVPNYAAVDDTFKQVVSKGAVPVLEPTTEPWGQRTCYIADPEGNLIEIGSFTK; from the coding sequence ATGAAATTAGATGGTTTTGGAATTTTCGTCAAGGATATGCCAACGATGGTGCGCTTTTACCGTGATGTACTTGGATTTGAAATCAAAGAGGAAGAAAATGAAAGCAATGTCTATCTGATGAAAGATGGAACTTTGTTTTTGCTTTATCGCAGAACCGATTTTGAGCGGATGGCAAAAAGGTCCTTTTCTTACGCAAATGATATCAACGGCCATTATGAAATTGCGATGAGTGTCCCAAATTATGCCGCGGTCGATGATACCTTCAAGCAAGTTGTTTCAAAAGGTGCGGTGCCTGTCTTAGAGCCTACAACAGAGCCATGGGGACAGCGGACTTGCTATATTGCAGATCCGGAGGGCAACCTAATCGAAATTGGTTCATTTACGAAATAA
- a CDS encoding AraC family transcriptional regulator produces MNYEIVHLEEKTIVGVSAATSNSDPEMGKIIGGLWAKLYQGGINAAIKNKANEYAIGLYSDYTADGYCVTAGNEVSKAENPELTVKTIPAGKYAKFSVHGHMEKAVSDSWGEIWQTDLDRSFTGDFEEYRNADPENSDIDIYIALK; encoded by the coding sequence ATGAACTATGAAATTGTGCATTTAGAGGAAAAGACTATTGTTGGGGTAAGTGCCGCGACCAGCAACAGCGACCCTGAAATGGGGAAAATTATTGGTGGACTTTGGGCGAAGTTGTACCAAGGCGGCATCAATGCCGCGATAAAAAACAAGGCAAACGAGTACGCCATTGGGCTCTATTCCGATTATACGGCAGATGGATATTGCGTAACGGCAGGCAATGAGGTTTCCAAGGCAGAAAATCCCGAGCTGACCGTAAAAACAATCCCTGCCGGAAAATACGCAAAATTCTCTGTGCATGGGCATATGGAAAAAGCCGTCTCCGATTCGTGGGGAGAGATTTGGCAGACGGATTTAGACCGCAGTTTCACAGGCGATTTCGAGGAATACCGAAATGCCGACCCGGAAAACTCTGATATTGATATTTACATTGCCCTGAAGTAA